From Alteromonas sp. RKMC-009, one genomic window encodes:
- a CDS encoding FAD-dependent oxidoreductase gives MAKNVYQFVDVERIDPPKKPIMVRKGEFAEIYQPLTQSQTEGQADRCLDCGNPYCEWKCPVHNYIPQWLSLANEGRIIEAAELSHKTNSLPEVCGRVCPQDRLCEGACTLNDEFGAVTIGSIEKYITDTAFEMGWRPDMSDVVWTDKKVAIVGAGPAGLACADILVRNGVKPVVFDKYEEIGGLLTFGIPSFKLEKDVIKRRREIFTEMGVEFRLNTEIGKDIDFQALLDEYDSVFLGMGTYKSMQGGFDNEHVEGVFDALPFLIANTNRVMGLEKDPADFVDMKDKTVVVLGGGDTTMDCVRTSIRQGAKRVICAYRRDEESMPGSRKEVQNAKEEGVEFVFNVQPLDIALTGEGTAAGVKLVKTEMGPPDINGRRRPVEVEGSEHVLEADAVIIAFGFQPSPASWFADYGIILDEKGRVIAPAGGKYAYQTANPKIFAGGDMVRGSDLVVTAIDEGRKAADGIMDYLGV, from the coding sequence ATGGCTAAAAATGTATACCAATTTGTTGACGTTGAACGGATTGACCCGCCGAAAAAACCTATCATGGTGCGCAAGGGTGAGTTCGCTGAAATTTATCAACCGTTAACGCAATCACAAACCGAAGGCCAGGCAGACCGCTGCCTGGACTGCGGTAACCCTTATTGCGAGTGGAAGTGTCCGGTTCACAACTACATTCCGCAGTGGCTGAGCCTTGCGAATGAAGGTCGTATTATTGAAGCGGCAGAACTTTCTCATAAAACGAACAGTTTGCCGGAAGTTTGCGGCCGCGTGTGTCCGCAGGACCGTTTATGTGAAGGTGCCTGTACGCTGAATGATGAATTCGGTGCCGTAACTATCGGTAGTATTGAAAAATACATCACCGACACCGCTTTCGAAATGGGCTGGCGTCCGGATATGTCTGACGTAGTCTGGACAGATAAAAAAGTCGCTATCGTGGGTGCCGGTCCTGCAGGTCTTGCCTGTGCAGACATTCTGGTACGTAACGGTGTGAAACCGGTTGTTTTCGACAAGTACGAAGAAATCGGCGGCCTGTTAACCTTCGGTATTCCTTCGTTCAAGCTGGAAAAAGACGTGATTAAACGTCGTCGTGAAATTTTCACCGAAATGGGTGTGGAGTTCAGACTCAATACTGAAATCGGTAAAGATATCGACTTCCAGGCGCTGCTTGATGAATACGATTCAGTGTTCCTCGGTATGGGTACGTACAAGTCCATGCAGGGTGGTTTTGACAATGAGCACGTTGAAGGCGTTTTTGATGCCTTGCCGTTCCTGATTGCGAATACTAATCGTGTAATGGGGCTGGAAAAAGATCCTGCTGACTTTGTCGACATGAAAGACAAAACCGTTGTTGTGCTGGGTGGTGGTGATACCACTATGGACTGCGTACGTACGTCTATCCGTCAGGGCGCAAAACGCGTAATTTGTGCTTATCGCCGTGATGAAGAAAGCATGCCCGGTTCACGCAAGGAAGTACAGAACGCGAAAGAAGAAGGTGTGGAATTCGTCTTCAATGTACAACCGCTGGATATCGCGCTGACCGGTGAAGGCACTGCAGCCGGTGTTAAACTGGTTAAAACTGAAATGGGTCCGCCGGACATCAACGGTCGTCGTCGTCCTGTTGAGGTGGAAGGTTCAGAGCACGTGCTTGAAGCGGATGCGGTTATCATCGCCTTCGGTTTCCAGCCAAGTCCTGCCAGCTGGTTTGCTGACTACGGTATTATCCTGGATGAAAAGGGTCGTGTTATCGCCCCTGCCGGTGGTAAGTACGCTTATCAGACTGCTAACCCGAAAATCTTCGCCGGTGGCGATATGGTTCGGGGCAGCGATCTGGTGGTAACCGCCATTGACGAAGGCCGTAAAGCGGCTGACGGCATCATGGATTACCTCGGCGTCTAA